Part of the Mytilus trossulus isolate FHL-02 chromosome 2, PNRI_Mtr1.1.1.hap1, whole genome shotgun sequence genome is shown below.
atcatacaagcctaacaaaggccagaggctcctgacttgggacatacgcaaaattgcggcggggttaaagatgtttatgagatctcaacccttcccctatacatctagccagtgtagaaaagtaaaagcataacgaTACACACATtataattcagttcaagagaagtccgagtccgatgtcaaaagatttaacaaaagaaaaaaagaaaaatgacaatagtacataaataacaacagactactagcagttaacttacatgccagctccagacctcaattaaactgattgaaagattatgtgttcatcatatgaatatcaggcacaatccctcccgttaggggtttagtatcatactatcataaaatatataagaagaacataacccgtgtcatgccaacaactgttttttagaaatagatgtgtttagttccgattcAAAGActctatcagtgaatcaatattaaagccaaaatattcaatctttaatgacctgacaacagtatcgtaactatatccctttttaataagtctatttaaaggttttgttagtttctgaggagaatactgatatttttgttctttatatagaatacttccataaaaaaatggatgtgaaatacctgaacgtatacgatgtctgcatgttgagttatatttacgaattatttccttataccgatgataaaatttagtaaatgttttgatcagtttgtgatatcgaaaaccctggtgtaaattttttttagtaatacataaatttctctcttgtttctaattgttctgccactatatgtaatcctaaaattgaaatgaaagaaaaaaatgttttcgacctgtctccaaaaaaaattgtctttcgCCGAAGGAAAAAAATCTATAGCCCCCctccccccgaaaatcaaatgtttgctGCCTTAGGCATGTGTGGATaacttttattctttaatagttagtttaaataattgtatatacatttatttacataaatctcTATGAAACCAGTTTTTGACAACTAttattaaaaaagtttaaatcgccattcaaaaagtgttttctttttaattattttaagtcatttacgtttcactaaataaatatctgttcACGTTGCAATGGTCacaaataaaccaaatatttggatttttttcatgaattattTGTCTTAacttattgtaaaaaattgtatgtgttCCTGTTTTCTCCTATTTTTCGCACATATACTGTCAGTCGAAATAGAAAgtacaatgatgtatttttagtttattctatttttagatcatGTTATTACTACGCATATGGGCACCTGAGGGCaccgattacctcagggcatACAGCAGCGGACCTAACTGCCATCTGCGacccaaacaggaagttgtataaatgactggTTTTTTTTCCGGAATagactaaatagcgataagaTGTATTGTAAATATGGTGGAAAGTCAGTCtcactgaaaattgaaaacatcaTTTAACAACAGAAAAGTCATGTTagatactgtaaaccaactaaatttggcgagcgatttattttcgcgactttcgtgagtagaaaaataacgcgaaattaaatcgtcgCGGAGAGGTATAACTTTGATTTTCCCCTATCAAACTACATTAAGTAAATAAGAATATTGCGAAATAAAATCGCCGCAAAGTTGACTAGCTGGGTAGAAAcgtgaaataaagtatccgcgaaaataagttggttaacAGTATACCCAGGTGATAATCAAAATAACGAACTGAAAATCAAATGCCTAAATAAAACGATTAAAGACAAGCAACAGTAACATAACACTGTATATAATACAAAACTAGACTGAGTGACACCAACAACATCCAAAAACCGGGGacgatctcatgtgctccgggaGGATAAACAGTGCCTGGGTCACGTGTTTCACGCTTCGTGTTGGTTATTAAAGATAAACAATGATTAATGTAAACAGGAAATCTTGAATCGCCgatattttaaagaataaactctCCTTTTGCAATAAATAAATTAGTTGTTTCCGAAAGTTATCtgaattttatcatttctagATTTGTCTTTATTTGTAGCTACTTTTATCGATGATTTCAGCAGAAGACAACTCTGTTCATTGTAAGACATATTACTTTGATTATTATGTTACAAAAGCACACACATGTTGTAATCTATATATCTGCTAATGTCAAAGGATAAAGATACATTGATAAGCAACCTATTCATTAAAAAGGAACTTACACTATTTACTATGTAAATTGTTTGGAAACTGAGGACAAAACAGAGCTTAAGTTGTTTTAAAGTTTGGTATTGTCAGTATTATACAAGTTTTGGTAATTGAGCTCACATTGTGGGTTATTGTGACAATGACGCAAGCggcaaatattttgatttgaataaaTGGAAAGTTGTTGCGATTCTcgttagtcttgtattacatcttcattgttatatattatatgtttattggGCCGAATCATCCTACTTTCAATCAAATAATCCTATTTACTTTAGGATGTTGGGATTGTTAACAAAGATCAATATTGCTTTTAACGttatatgtacatatacatgtcaATTTACTCAgtattattgtattatataatatgaaaacttaaaatgaacaaattgcAACAACGCCCGTTTCCATCAACAGTTTGTTATATGATAATTCTTTGCCAAACGCTTAACtggaacattttaaaaatgtttatatcggTTTAAAAGATTGTGTCACTTAGTTTGGttctatattttaatgaaaatttgtctttgaaTATGATTCCATCAAGTTTACATcgctttttgttttttttagatttttcgGAAGGAAATCCTCagtatacatataaaaacaGACGATTTTATCTTATTGTTACTATAAAGTCTAATTGTTCGCAATGGTACGGTGAATACACGTGCTCAGTAAGACTGAAGACTCCTAATCCTACAACATGGACATCGAAACCTGTATACATAACGAATAAAAGTACGTAAAATGAAATGATAATAAATCAGATACttacaatgataaaattgaaaattgaaattaggAATATtacaaagagacaacatcccaaccaaagagcagacaacatttAAAGGCCATCAACGCAGCGAGATAATCTCGAACCCGGAGGTGGTCCTCAGATTACCccatttacaaaaatgtgtactagttcagtaaaaatTGACGTTACATTACACCTTAAAGCATATGAATGgactgaaattataaaaaaccaTACAAGACTATAAGCAAAGGTCAGAGGCTTATGACATTGGGAGGCGCACAAATGTGGccgggttaaatatgttttgttttcccgtttgaatggtttcaaaGTAAGACTTTTCAAACCAGTTCGCAAtagaaataatgaaaaagagcaaagatttttttttaaacattcttttgCCTACAAAGGTCTTGACGGCGTCAACTTAGGCAATAGTCTACTTCATAGATAAGTTATGCGAAAATACTTCCTTATATTAAAGATCAGTATCGACACATAATGTCTTATAACTATACAGTATATACCAAACCAATTGCAACTAAAACTTTCAATTACAAACATGTTTTGCAGGATTTCAATATTGACAACTTAAAGTATAAACCCCCTGATTGCACATGTGCTAGTTCCCAGTTCACATATAATCCGGCTGACCACGTTAGTACcagtgaccttaacattgtcaACACTTTCCTGCGAAAGTTGATATCCAAAAGTCCGAAATATTGCGACCCTAAATCcattttttggaaaacaaaaggtcctggaatggagtattttttaatcaacaacattgtcctatattagttataaataaagttgaattctttgattcgctgttttacgtcatgcccactTACAAATTGAAAAGTGTACGTTTACGCCTTATTTTTTgtccatatttttattattcgtattgttatcttagaaaatCTTACTGAGTATacaatactacaataggtaacaatttgacagtGATTGAtcgaatttagtagtgtcaaccctgtaaTTAGTATTCGTACTGTTAttttagaaagtcttactgattaaaatactacaataggtacaATGATTGATGAAATTTAGTAGTGTCTAACCTGTGATCATTACCCGTGTAAATAGCATaatcctaaatacaccgtttagtggtgcgcctgtcaaatgTGGAACGTACAGATAGGGTAAAGGTAACAGctaggtgaatatactattggtatcggtatctgACTCGACACGgaactttttaattattggcaatattaattacttggataacaaaagggcctggcgaagtgtaatttttaatctacatctttgtactatattatttatatataaagttgaattctttgattcgtcgtttttacgtgatgacggctgacaaattggacctcgttattttagtattatagataagcAACACAAAGGCTGCCACATGTGgggcaggatttgcttaccctttcggagcacctacGATTATCACCCGTTTTGGTAggattcgtgttgctaagtctttagtttttctatgttatgCTTCTGTACTAttctttgtctgtttgtccttttatcTTTAGaaatgtcgttgtcagtttattttcaatctatgcgTTTGACTgtacctctggtatctttcgtccctcttttaattggatttttttaaacaagaggcGTGGTACGTCAAAAGAACATCTATTATCCTGATATTAAATATCGTGGAAGTAAGCAAATATATGTCTCTGTATATCAGACTCctgaaaacaatatttgttgtattgcgtcttcttttttatattgcagCTTCTCCAAAACTCATAGAGCTTAAGTATGATAGAAACCTAAATTTGCAAGCCTTAGTTAATGGTTCTGATTTTCAATACGAATGCATAGCTACAGGAATCCCAAAACCGAATATAACATGGACAAAGTATGGAGACAAAAGTTTTGTATCAGTGGTATGTTTCAATAGCCAGAACACGTAACTTAGCGAAACTTAATTTGTTAAAGATAATATTATGTCgatttaactgattttgaagttttgtatttatattgttcCTATAATTCGAACATACAATTTTCAAgggcaaatattacagttttCACAATATGCGGTTATTCTATAATAATGAAACTTAAGATAAATAGTTTTGTAATTCCTTAGCAAAGTTCCATATCAAGGGATTTAACTGCACTTTTCCTTTCAAAAAGTACGAATCGCTTTTTGCCAAATACACGACTGTCGAAAAACTAATGcaattgttttgttcattctttattaattattttctcCTAATCTTGTCTATTCTGATAGGGTCCGATGTTACATTTTCCATCAATAACCAAAGCTGACGATggacaatatttttgtacagcTGATAATGGCGTAGGCTGGGCACCACGTGATGGCGGAACATATATAAGAGTTAGAAGATACAAACCGACGATGAAATATATATCTAATCCCATTGAGACAGCGACAGAAAATGATTTAATCAGTTTTTATTATACTTGCATTTTGGAAGTCGAAGTACATGGTAAGTTTACGATGAGATATAATTAAGACTTTACCTTCATATCAGTCCTATACTCACTTTGTTTCCTGCGGTTTTTGTATCAGTAAATTTGTTTTGTGCATCCAACAAGCTTTCCCACATTTTGAAGAGCATCGAACGTGATTTTGGAGATTTCGTCACTTTCCGAATAACTAATTGAATTGTGTTTCAGTCGAAATTCGACTGTTAATAATGATTATCAAGGAAACTCCTGACATATATTCCTGTTGTACCCTGATTAACTTCTTGCCAGTCATATTGTGTTCAGATTGATATCATATCAATCTTGGCTTATCACACTAAAAAATGTATTCCCTGATTATATGTATATgcaaattacatgtacatgtgtatgtCATATTTGTGTGAAACATATTTAATTCAGGTTGTCCTCATCCAACTGTTTCTTGGTGGAAGGAAAACGAGGATGgaagaaagaaaataatcaaagaTGGTATTATGATGGGACACGACTTTAGGATATATGATGGAGTTGAACAAGATTGTTATTCGGGTAATATAGACGATACTGGAAAAACATACCACAGTTTAATATGgaattattttaacaaaactgaTCTTGGAACCTATGTCGCAAAAGCTGAGAGCATAACTGGAATAGCTGAACTGAAATTCATTTTCAGAGGTAAcaatgattataatttatattgagtTTTACATTGGAAGTATATATATGATTGAGAGGAGTTCACATTTTAAATCTATGGCTGGGTGAAAtcgtaaaaaataataaaacacttaattcttcatatatatataactaataaatCATCTAGGTGGGAaacttatttgttaatattttttataaccaaTGCTGTTATCTTGTGCTAGCATGGTTTTTGGTTGGCTTGTTTGCATTGGTTGTTTTTCAAGCATTGTTTTCAAGATTGACATCTGCAATTAGTTGATCGGTGGGTCTCTAACTTACATAATCCTAGTAACCATTCTTGAGCAagtatttatacaaacaaagcaagccaGTCATTTAAACCTTTAACTTGCTAGCAATAGGATTACAGCcttaaaagcatttttttccATGTAATATCTTTATGCAGTTTAATGTCATATTCATATGCATATATCATTAAATTTTTCAGTTGAGGCTGACTAAAATATCACATTGGAAAAATTGAAGACAATACTGATGACTCTACAGAAACACGCCTGACAGCTCACACCTGCATTAATCTTTCCTTGTCTTTACAATTTATTAAATCTATATCTACATAAAACAGTATCGATACGCAAATAACAGACTAAGACAAATTTCTgtataaagtataaaatataaGTTTGTCTTAATGTTTTGATGTTCTTTTATGTAGCAATCTTTtgactggtatctatgatgagctcTGGTTTCTACGGTGAGTTTAGTGGGCTCAAGTCATATAATTTTAGGTAATTTTTTGAGGGGGGAGGCAaacattttttagaaaaaaagtattttgagCATTGATTACGAATTAAattgcctttttcatttttttttaatatcattgttTTCCTATTTgattcatttcaatataaaatgagAAAATGTAGTATCTTTGTAAAATAGACAACTACAGTGTGTGCATGTATTTTTGTCGCTCTCAATTTATTTTTCGTAAAGGAAGAATTCttgaacatgtatttttttatgtttgattttcttGATTCACCGAAGTCTCTATATAAAGAATGAGAAAACTTAAACTTCATTAcccaaaataaaggcaacagtactataccgctgtttaaaactcataaatccatggacaaaaaacaaaatcggggttacaaactaaaactgaatgaaatgcattaaatataagaggagaacaacgacataacacttagatgtacacacacagaaacggactgagcattagacaaaatcccacgtgaataacaattataaacatAAATCCGCCATTTTCAGAGACAATATCATATGGTGAATATTGCCGAAAGATTGTAGTAGTTTATTAGTATTGCATCGCAACAGACAACCCAACCAATCCTTACATTGCCTAATGAATTCTGTGGTATTATCAGCAGATATATTAGGATCAAGAAGGGCATatgtggaaaaaaataaaagtcgaAAGATGTGAAATTTCATCAGCAAAagtaaatatcaatttttccAAAGTCAACTAATCAGATggtaatcaaaataaaataacaaagatttttCTTTATCTTAGCTGCCAATAAAAGTTGAATTAAAGGAAACTATATGCAGAAAACAActgtaaatataacattttaccATAATAGGATAAAGGTATACACTGTGAAAGCAAATGGTGTTTAGCAgataaatatcaatgttataCTTTTCTTTAGATTGACTTTTCCATTCTTGGCGTTAAACGCAATTAATTTCAATCGTTAATAGGCGTTGTCAAGGTGTCAATCACGTCGGACCAGAACAAGAACAAATTTTTACAGCgtagaaaaatatattacattttccaaTGTAATTAAAAGAATCCAAGAATGTAAATCACCTGACCTCACCTATCCTCTTTATGTCGGTCGGCATTTAAGGCCCTACAAGAATGTAAATATCGAACAATATTAACTCGTGATCGaacaacactgataattaacTCATGCCCTCCGCGCTTTCATAATTCAATGCGTTTTTCAgtcattcgttgaatatttttcctaatttgaattcttcgattagttattctataaatattaatacataCGAGACAGCAAATGAAAAAAGAACCGTTTCAATAAGCAATGTTCTTATATGCTGCCTATGAAAGCGTCaatatttgttccacctaacagaagttccagtggaaactttatcataaacaatgtcataatacctgtacgtgatggaacaaatattttatactattcattccgttaggaacatctactgtaatatttttaactGTGGAACTATTATtccagaataattttttttccatttggaacttatattatgaaggaacttctattccgtgacaaATGAACAGATTGTTTGCAGAAAAATTCATGCCAAAGACTGTCGACATTTGCGGAAATTTTCCATCAATTGCATGCATTTCATGAGATACAATATTTCTCAATACTCTTGATAGAAGATTTAGATACGTTTTGATGATCTGATGGAATATTATGAAATTTTCCTAACAATTAAAGTGTACAATGAATATCGAAaatagtcaaatgcgttttgttaaaatatactctTCACTTCTATTGGTTGATTGGAAAATGTTGTTCGTGCTGTGTTAAGATTCATGTACCAAgagatttgttttacatgctgacgtataaaaattgcggttttatCCCACGCAATCATCGGTTTGAAAGTTGTTTTCAATCTAgacttgtttaaatttttttgtgctaaatttatttggcaatcgccaatggcagtcaggaagttttaagaacatcagttgttcgacctgtcagtctaatgcgttttgtttgaatatttttttactttattgttcttttggaaaatgttgtcgCTGCTGTATTTAGAATTTCTAccaagaaatttgttttacatgcacacgtataaaaattgcggttttcaattttgacttgtatctatagatatatatatacaaatttgaaaattacaccCAACAGTGTTAGAATTAGATTTTATACACAGTGTAACCTGCTTAATCGGACAACTGAGTATTCCAACATCCTGCTTTAAACCGAGACATTCTCATGGTCCAAAAATATGCATATCCTTGCAGAAAAAAACTGAGTATTCTGACCCCCTGCTTAATCCAACATTCTTTTCTGTTCCTGCAGTGTAGTTCGGATAACACAGGTAACACTGCAtatacattgttgggttgatattTAGACGAGTAGACGAAATGTGTTTTATATGCAcgcgtataaaaattgcgggttttatccaacgcaatcataggtttgaacgtagttttcaatttagactcgtttataatttttcgtttgggcttgtatcatattttccctccggtttatatgatccggtcatcctatattgactcttaaaattcaagagtctctacaaatgagggtactttttttaaatgagggtactttttatatggccttctaaataccgtttcgatccctaacatcactgaagagacatttattgttgaaatccagatctggtgtactaaaacaATATCGGCACCTTATGTGTATGGCAGAACATCGTGACCACAAgtaaataaattctttttagtataaaatttatatcaaaaagtaaaaacacaaaaatactgaactccgaggaaaattcaaaaggcaaaatcaaaagtccaaacacatcaaacgaatggataacaactgtcaaattcctgacttggtacaggcatgtagaaaatggtggattgaacctagttttatagctagctaaacctctcacttgtatgacagtcgcatcaaattccattacattgtcaacgatatATGAACAAGATTCATcctgttacatcttgtgatcaattttatttggcaatcgccaatggcagtcagcaggctTAAAGAACAAtatgttcgacctgttagtcaaatgcgttttgtttaaatatacttttcccttttttggtctttttgcaaatgttgtttgtgctgtttttagaccctttcTGCAACGAAATTTGtattacatgcacacgtataaaaattgcggttttcattcaacgcaatcataggtttgaacgtagttttcaattaagactcgattataatttttcgtttgggcttgtatcatattttccctccggtttatatgatccgttcatcctatactGACTCTTACAATTCACGAGTCTATCTacaaatgagggtactttttatatggccttccaaataccgtttcgatccctaacatcactgaagagacatttattatcgaaatccggatctaatgtactaaaacaatattgacaccttatgtttATGGCATAACATCCTGACCACAagtaaataaattatgtttagtattaaatttatatcaagATTCATcctgttacatcttgtgatcaattttatttggcaatcgccaatggcagtcagcagggttaaagaacaatATGTTCgccctgttagtcaaatgcgttttgtttaaatatactttttcacttttttggtcttttggaaaatgttgtttgtgctgttttcagacccttctacaacgaaatttgtatTGCAtccacacgtataaaaattgcggcttttatccaacgcaatcataggtttgaacgaaGTTTTCAATATAGACTCGTTTATAtgttttcgtttgggcttgtatcatattttccctccggtttatatgatccggtcatcctatattgactcttaaaattcaagagtctctAAAAAATGAGAGTACTTTTTCTATGGCCTTttaaataccgtttcgatccctaacatcactgaagagacatttattgtcgaaatccggatctgtattgtattaaaacaatattgacaccttatgtttgtggcataacatcttggccacaagtttattgttttctgtttagtattaaatttctATTAAGATTCATTATGTTACatcctgtgatcaattttattcgGCAATCGCcttggcagtcagcagggttaaagaacatcagttgttcgacctgttaatCAAATGCGtttgatttaaatatactttCTCACGTTCTTGgtattttggaaaatgttgtttgtgctgtttttatatccttctacaacgaaatttgtattacatgcacacgtataaatattgcggtttttatccaacgcaatcataggtttgaacgtagttttcaatttagactcgtttatagtttttcgtttgggcttgtatcatattttccctccggtttatatgatccggtCATCCTATAtcgactcttaaaattcaagagtctctacaaatgagggtactttttttaaatgagggtactttttata
Proteins encoded:
- the LOC134708417 gene encoding hemicentin-1-like yields the protein MISAEDNSVHYFSEGNPQYTYKNRRFYLIVTIKSNCSQWYGEYTCSVRLKTPNPTTWTSKPVYITNKTSPKLIELKYDRNLNLQALVNGSDFQYECIATGIPKPNITWTKYGDKSFVSVGPMLHFPSITKADDGQYFCTADNGVGWAPRDGGTYIRVRRYKPTMKYISNPIETATENDLISFYYTCILEVEVHGCPHPTVSWWKENEDGRKKIIKDGIMMGHDFRIYDGVEQDCYSGNIDDTGKTYHSLIWNYFNKTDLGTYVAKAESITGIAELKFIFRVEAD